In one window of Ascaphus truei isolate aAscTru1 unplaced genomic scaffold, aAscTru1.hap1 HAP1_SCAFFOLD_1032, whole genome shotgun sequence DNA:
- the MRPL55 gene encoding large ribosomal subunit protein mL55 has protein sequence MAAAGRGTAALNTAVGFLQHGALRSFLPAICHLHSSSGLHNSNRTSIVRCGRQTFSRKYPVFLVQPDGSTITIQYKEPRRILTMPVDVTTLSEEERKARLRLRDPRRFKAKQEKDEFHDDFSIDDYSKFWKKK, from the exons ATGGCTGCAGCTGGGAGGGGCACTGCTGCTCTGAACACCGCTGTTGG cTTTTTGCAGCATGGTGCGCTTAGGAGTTTTCTCCCGGCCATTTGCCATTTACACAGCTCATCGGGGCTACACAACTCAAACAGGACCTCCATAGTCCGCTGTGGCAGACAGACCTTCAGCAGGAAGTATCCGGTATTTCTGGTTCAGCCTGACGGCTCCACCATCACCATCCAATACAAGGAGCCCCGCCGAATCCTTACC ATGCCAGTTGATGTCACCACACTCTCTGAAGAGGAGAGAAAAGCCAGACTGCGCTTGCGGGATCCCAGGAGGTTTAAAGCCAAACAAGAAAAAGATGAATTCCATGATGACTTTAGCATAGACGATTACAGTAAATTTTGGAAGAAAAAATGA